A region from the Methylocystis iwaonis genome encodes:
- a CDS encoding acetyl-CoA C-acetyltransferase, with protein sequence MPEAYIYDAVRTPRGRGKPDGSLHEVSSLGLANTALKAIKERNNLAGVEVDDVILGCVDPVGEAGGDIARASAIASGYSYKVPGVQINRFCASGLDSVNFAAGEIMSGQHDLAIGGGVESMSRVGIGASGGAWPVDPTIAIPSYFMPQGVSADLIATKYGFSRDDVDAYAVESQKRAATAWTEGRFTKSVVPVKDVNGLTILDRDEHMRPDTNMQSLAALKPSFGFFAEQGGFDAVAIQAYPAIEKLNYVHHAGNSSGIVDGAAAVLVGSKEAGEKLGLKPRAKIRAFANIGSEPAIMLTGPVDVTKKVLARSGMTLDDIDLIEINEAFAAVVLRYLQAFDLDPAKVNPNGGAIAMGHPLGATGAMLVGIALDELERTGKSTALVTLCIGAGMGTATIIERV encoded by the coding sequence ATGCCCGAAGCCTATATCTACGACGCCGTTCGCACCCCGCGCGGGCGCGGCAAGCCGGATGGTTCGCTGCATGAGGTCTCCTCGCTCGGCCTCGCCAATACGGCGCTGAAAGCGATCAAGGAGCGCAACAATCTTGCCGGCGTCGAGGTCGACGACGTTATTCTTGGTTGCGTCGATCCTGTCGGAGAAGCGGGCGGCGACATTGCCCGCGCTTCGGCGATTGCCTCGGGCTATTCGTACAAAGTGCCCGGCGTGCAGATCAACCGCTTCTGCGCCTCCGGCCTCGACTCAGTGAATTTCGCAGCCGGCGAAATCATGTCGGGCCAGCACGATCTCGCCATCGGCGGCGGCGTCGAGAGCATGAGCCGCGTCGGCATCGGCGCCTCGGGCGGCGCCTGGCCGGTCGATCCGACCATCGCCATTCCCTCTTATTTCATGCCGCAGGGCGTCTCGGCCGATCTCATCGCGACGAAATACGGCTTCTCGCGCGACGACGTCGACGCCTATGCCGTCGAGTCGCAAAAACGCGCCGCGACCGCCTGGACGGAAGGCCGCTTTACGAAATCCGTCGTGCCGGTAAAGGATGTGAACGGCCTCACCATCCTCGATCGCGACGAGCATATGCGGCCAGACACCAATATGCAGTCGCTCGCGGCGCTGAAACCTTCCTTCGGCTTCTTCGCCGAGCAGGGCGGCTTCGACGCGGTGGCCATCCAGGCCTATCCGGCGATCGAGAAGCTCAATTACGTGCATCACGCCGGCAATTCATCAGGCATCGTCGACGGCGCGGCGGCCGTGCTTGTCGGCTCGAAGGAAGCCGGCGAAAAACTGGGTCTGAAGCCCCGCGCAAAAATTCGCGCCTTCGCCAATATCGGCTCCGAGCCGGCGATCATGCTGACGGGCCCGGTGGACGTGACCAAGAAAGTGCTCGCGCGCTCCGGGATGACGCTCGACGACATCGACCTCATCGAGATCAATGAGGCTTTCGCCGCGGTCGTGCTGCGCTACCTGCAAGCCTTCGATCTCGATCCCGCGAAAGTGAATCCGAATGGCGGCGCCATCGCCATGGGCCACCCACTCGGCGCGACGGGCGCGATGCTCGTCGGCATCGCCTTGGACGAGCTGGAGCGCACGGGCAAATCGACGGCGCTCGTGACGCTTTGCATCGGCGCAGGAATGGGAACTGCGACGATTATCGAGCGGGTGTGA
- a CDS encoding acyl-CoA dehydrogenase C-terminal domain-containing protein, which produces MPSYKAPVDDTLFLLNDVLNIQRFGNLEGFADASPDLTGQILGEAGKLCEEVLAPLNASGDANGCKRHPDGSVTTPAGFKSAFEAYAGGGWIGLSAPPEYGGQGLPYSLTMVMSEFASSANMAFAMYPGLTQGALAALLTHGSPEQKKLYAPAMIEGRWTGTMNLTEPQCGTDLGLLTTKAVPRADGAYAITGQKIFISAGEHDLSENIIHLVLARLEGAPAGVKGISLFIVPKVLVNADGSLGQRNGVSCGSIEEKMGIHGNATCVMNYDGATGYLIGEANRGLNAMFVMMNEARLGVAMQGLAQSEVAYQNALAYAKERLQGRALTGPKYPEKKADPIIVHPDVRRMLLEIKAFNEAARALALSAALDSDIAHRSGDPAARQAADDRLGLLTPVLKGMLTDVGFENAVKAQQVFGGHGYIREWGMEQFVRDARIAMIYEGANGIQALDLVGRKLPREGGRAIMAFFKEGAELLGGHSANEAMKPFVAPAQAALADLQKASMWLMQNAMAKPDNAGAASYDYMHLLGRVALALMWVKIAAAALEKQVREPETAALMEAKLTTARFYMERMLPETSLRLARIVSGADTMMSLAPEMF; this is translated from the coding sequence ATGCCGAGCTATAAAGCGCCCGTCGACGACACGCTGTTTCTGCTCAATGACGTCCTGAACATTCAACGATTCGGCAATCTGGAGGGCTTCGCGGACGCCTCCCCCGACCTGACGGGGCAAATTCTCGGCGAAGCCGGCAAGCTCTGCGAGGAGGTCCTCGCGCCGCTCAACGCCTCCGGCGACGCCAATGGCTGCAAGCGCCATCCAGACGGGAGCGTCACGACGCCCGCGGGCTTCAAATCGGCTTTCGAGGCCTATGCCGGCGGGGGCTGGATCGGCCTCTCCGCGCCGCCCGAATATGGCGGCCAGGGCCTGCCCTATTCGCTCACCATGGTGATGAGCGAGTTCGCCTCATCGGCGAACATGGCCTTCGCCATGTATCCGGGCCTCACGCAAGGGGCGCTGGCGGCGCTGCTGACGCATGGCTCGCCGGAGCAGAAGAAGCTTTACGCGCCGGCGATGATCGAAGGCCGCTGGACCGGCACGATGAATCTGACAGAGCCGCAATGCGGCACGGATCTCGGGCTGCTCACCACCAAGGCGGTCCCGCGCGCCGACGGCGCCTACGCGATCACCGGGCAGAAGATTTTTATCTCCGCCGGCGAGCATGATCTTTCCGAAAACATCATCCACCTCGTGCTGGCGCGACTCGAGGGGGCGCCGGCCGGGGTGAAGGGCATCTCACTCTTCATCGTCCCAAAGGTGCTGGTGAACGCCGACGGGTCGCTTGGGCAACGCAACGGCGTCTCCTGCGGCTCCATCGAAGAGAAGATGGGCATTCACGGCAACGCCACTTGCGTGATGAATTACGACGGCGCGACGGGCTATCTCATCGGCGAGGCCAATCGCGGCCTCAACGCCATGTTCGTGATGATGAACGAGGCGCGGCTCGGCGTCGCCATGCAGGGGCTCGCGCAGTCCGAGGTCGCGTACCAAAACGCGCTCGCCTATGCCAAGGAGCGCCTGCAGGGCCGTGCGCTGACGGGGCCGAAATATCCGGAAAAGAAAGCCGACCCGATCATCGTCCACCCCGACGTGCGGCGCATGCTGCTCGAGATCAAGGCCTTCAACGAGGCGGCGCGCGCTTTGGCGCTCTCCGCCGCGCTCGACAGCGACATTGCGCATCGCTCCGGCGATCCGGCGGCGCGACAGGCGGCGGACGACAGGCTCGGGCTGTTGACGCCGGTGCTGAAAGGCATGCTCACCGACGTCGGCTTCGAGAACGCGGTAAAGGCGCAGCAGGTCTTTGGCGGGCATGGCTACATTCGCGAATGGGGCATGGAGCAATTCGTGCGCGACGCCCGCATCGCCATGATCTACGAGGGCGCCAATGGCATTCAGGCGCTCGACCTCGTCGGCCGCAAGCTGCCGCGCGAGGGCGGGCGCGCCATCATGGCTTTCTTCAAGGAAGGCGCGGAGCTTCTGGGCGGCCATAGCGCCAATGAGGCGATGAAGCCCTTCGTCGCGCCCGCGCAGGCGGCGCTCGCCGATCTGCAGAAGGCCTCCATGTGGCTCATGCAAAACGCCATGGCGAAGCCCGACAACGCCGGCGCCGCGTCCTATGATTATATGCATCTCTTGGGGCGCGTCGCGCTCGCTTTGATGTGGGTGAAGATCGCCGCGGCGGCTTTGGAGAAGCAGGTCCGCGAGCCCGAGACGGCGGCGCTGATGGAGGCGAAGCTGACGACCGCGCGCTTCTATATGGAGCGCATGCTCCCCGAGACGAGCCTGCGCCTCGCGCGCATCGTGAGCGGCGCCGACACGATGATGTCACTGGCGCCGGAGATGTTTTAA
- a CDS encoding SEL1-like repeat protein, whose amino-acid sequence MSKGLSRKYRGPDYEPREAARAEARRSGKSLGDWLDDAIREPARDDDEGDFDADGGDRLEEITRRLARPSGERRHEREDFRQPRRWRDEVDDRRASARRRQDDAFDEDEERSTWERDDFASHSQRGRDRREPEFAGRRPRDERRVDPEAIVAEATEVVERRVAAHERQTARAFENLAELIKRGQRGGESAAVKRAVSAFAERADANERHTARALKNLAGLLEQHQRGRETAEEGLAFLAERLGRIESRLAEQPSANASVRPIRSALARLESRLDRLAGPEDDCDVDTAPSGRDRRRDDISRRLEDEQTAPAATAAMGGASSAALEQGLRSGQQLSRRPLADAIAEITQRQRVLDDFAAPSAAPAPAPAADLADDETPAKRFTTVNASLDALLQQVEGLRQQGGERADQQLVTMRQIEGLRREIEEMARAVGDLAPRASVASVESALRDLSRRIETQRDRGVAADLLAPAEGIAGELRAVVRDLDPSPILRSLDADVQAIGRRLDAMQAPDAADMAAVRQLATQAREIKDQLGAMAARPLPLEKIETRLFDLTQRVEGLAHASAGPAQAAAALDMGELVRSIRSIVASETGTSFETFNSRLEYLAGKFDEAVLGAGAQRFDELGQRIDALGRDLGERIDSAVAQKPADTASLEHLIANLGRKIDSVLDDRPHAPGFEELGRKLERLEKRFDPAEMSAHPVADRQFAELAQRIDVVRETLAQRLEPGALDNPQLDEIARRLERMHGALTQRAEDSYRVETQQKDLTALVEQLATRMNQALDPRGDAEALKALESQIGALSQRLDRNDRNGAALSGVESRIAALVAQMEETKAATTLAAEEAVRRATQDILRQANPAPGALREALERELADIRKAQDEAGERTHETLLAVHETLERVVDRLAMFEDELSDMRSEAAAPAPAAPFSAPAASPRRGDGRAPELAVEPRSAPRSGLDDAENLMDLLVQPGAPRPQRREPGFASPGAKQERSEPVQTDFIAAARRAAQQAAMDAEAAEKSQQARRSAARPASAPAAEQNPAKGGLVGAIQERKRPLLLGLGALVLLIGAYQIARVGIQTADVNAHANHEMSDAAPAETAPGAEAPVATPAEPAPAAKAAAPAAPARAPETPKAPPPRMIAPHTENAPVDPTPVGSISSPSPLSAPDAIGVIKVLAQQGLPAAQYELAVRYADGRGVARDAKAAAEWFEKAASQGLVPAQYRLGSFYEKGVGVERDYGRARKYYLSAAEAGNARAMHNLAVLLAEGGDGGKPDYPAASEWFRKAAEYGVRDSQYNLAILYARGLGVTQSLTQSYLWFSAAAEQGDADAGKKRDEVAARLDSKELATAKSLAAGFHAKEPVREANDVLPPKGGWESVKDPAAAKGGTKPAQKAKLSAI is encoded by the coding sequence ATGAGCAAGGGTCTTTCCCGCAAATACCGTGGTCCCGATTACGAGCCGCGCGAGGCCGCTCGCGCCGAGGCGCGCCGTTCGGGAAAAAGCCTCGGCGACTGGCTCGACGACGCGATCCGGGAGCCCGCCAGGGACGACGACGAGGGCGACTTCGACGCCGACGGCGGCGATCGGCTGGAGGAAATCACGCGCCGCCTCGCGCGCCCGAGCGGCGAGCGCCGCCATGAGCGCGAGGATTTCCGGCAGCCGCGTCGTTGGCGGGACGAGGTTGACGACCGTCGCGCGTCCGCCCGCCGGCGACAGGACGACGCCTTTGACGAAGATGAGGAGCGCTCCACGTGGGAGCGCGACGACTTTGCGTCCCATTCGCAGCGCGGCCGTGACCGGCGCGAGCCGGAATTCGCTGGACGGCGGCCCCGCGACGAGCGTCGCGTCGATCCGGAAGCCATCGTCGCCGAGGCGACGGAGGTCGTCGAGCGCCGCGTCGCGGCTCATGAGCGCCAAACGGCGCGCGCCTTCGAGAATCTGGCCGAGCTGATCAAGCGTGGCCAGCGCGGCGGCGAGAGCGCCGCCGTCAAACGCGCGGTTTCGGCTTTCGCGGAACGCGCCGACGCCAATGAGCGCCACACCGCACGCGCTTTGAAGAATCTCGCCGGCCTGCTGGAGCAGCATCAGCGCGGGCGCGAGACGGCGGAGGAAGGTCTCGCTTTTCTCGCCGAGCGTCTCGGGCGCATCGAGTCGCGGCTCGCCGAGCAGCCTTCCGCCAATGCGAGCGTGCGGCCGATCCGCTCGGCCCTGGCGCGGCTCGAATCGCGGCTGGACCGCCTGGCGGGCCCCGAGGACGACTGCGATGTCGACACGGCGCCGAGCGGCCGCGATCGTCGGCGCGACGACATTTCACGTCGTCTCGAAGACGAGCAGACGGCGCCGGCGGCGACCGCTGCGATGGGCGGCGCCAGCTCCGCCGCCCTGGAGCAGGGCCTGCGCTCGGGCCAGCAACTTTCCCGCCGGCCGCTTGCAGACGCCATCGCCGAGATCACCCAGCGTCAGCGCGTCCTCGACGACTTCGCCGCGCCTTCCGCCGCGCCGGCCCCAGCTCCCGCGGCCGATCTTGCCGACGACGAAACGCCCGCCAAGCGCTTCACCACTGTGAACGCCTCGCTCGACGCCCTGTTGCAGCAAGTGGAAGGCCTTCGCCAGCAGGGCGGCGAACGCGCCGACCAGCAGCTCGTGACCATGCGGCAGATCGAGGGTCTGCGCCGCGAAATCGAGGAGATGGCGCGCGCCGTCGGCGATCTTGCGCCGCGCGCCTCCGTCGCCTCCGTCGAATCGGCGTTGCGCGACCTGTCGCGCCGCATCGAGACGCAGCGCGATCGCGGCGTCGCCGCGGACCTCCTGGCGCCTGCCGAGGGGATTGCAGGAGAATTGCGCGCCGTCGTGCGCGACCTCGATCCGAGCCCGATCCTGCGCAGCCTCGACGCCGACGTTCAGGCGATCGGCCGCCGGCTCGACGCCATGCAGGCGCCCGACGCCGCCGATATGGCGGCGGTTCGGCAGCTTGCGACGCAGGCGCGCGAGATCAAGGACCAGCTCGGCGCCATGGCGGCGCGTCCGCTGCCCCTGGAAAAAATCGAGACGCGGCTTTTCGATCTGACGCAGCGCGTCGAGGGGCTCGCGCATGCGAGCGCCGGTCCGGCGCAAGCCGCAGCGGCTCTCGACATGGGCGAATTGGTGCGGTCGATCCGCTCGATCGTCGCTTCTGAAACCGGCACGAGCTTCGAGACCTTCAACAGCCGTCTCGAATATCTTGCCGGCAAGTTCGACGAGGCCGTTCTCGGCGCGGGCGCTCAACGCTTCGACGAACTCGGGCAGCGCATCGATGCGCTCGGTCGCGATCTCGGCGAACGGATCGACAGCGCCGTCGCCCAGAAGCCAGCGGACACAGCCTCGCTCGAGCATTTGATCGCCAATCTGGGCCGCAAGATCGACTCTGTTCTCGACGATCGGCCGCATGCGCCGGGTTTCGAGGAGCTCGGCCGCAAGCTCGAGCGCTTGGAAAAACGCTTCGATCCTGCGGAGATGTCGGCGCATCCCGTCGCCGATCGGCAATTCGCCGAGCTGGCGCAGCGCATCGACGTGGTTCGCGAGACGCTGGCGCAGCGCCTCGAGCCGGGCGCGCTCGACAATCCTCAGCTCGACGAGATCGCCCGACGTCTCGAGCGCATGCACGGCGCGCTCACGCAACGCGCCGAGGACTCCTATCGCGTCGAGACGCAACAAAAGGATCTGACGGCGCTCGTCGAGCAGCTCGCCACGCGCATGAATCAGGCGCTCGATCCGCGCGGCGACGCCGAGGCGCTGAAGGCCCTCGAAAGCCAGATCGGCGCCCTGTCGCAGCGCCTCGACCGCAATGATCGCAACGGCGCGGCGCTCAGCGGCGTCGAGTCGCGGATCGCCGCCCTCGTCGCGCAGATGGAGGAAACCAAGGCGGCGACGACGCTCGCGGCCGAAGAAGCGGTGCGTCGCGCCACGCAGGACATTCTGCGTCAGGCGAACCCGGCGCCGGGCGCGCTTCGTGAGGCGCTGGAGCGCGAGCTCGCCGACATTCGCAAGGCTCAAGACGAAGCGGGCGAGCGCACGCATGAGACTTTGCTCGCCGTGCACGAGACGCTGGAGCGCGTCGTCGACCGTCTGGCGATGTTCGAGGACGAGCTGAGCGACATGCGCAGCGAAGCGGCGGCCCCTGCGCCCGCCGCCCCATTCTCGGCCCCCGCCGCATCCCCGCGCCGGGGCGACGGGCGCGCGCCGGAGCTGGCGGTCGAGCCGCGCTCGGCTCCCCGCAGCGGCTTGGACGACGCCGAAAATCTGATGGATTTGCTGGTGCAGCCGGGCGCGCCGCGCCCGCAGCGCCGCGAGCCGGGATTTGCGTCGCCTGGGGCAAAGCAGGAAAGGTCCGAGCCGGTTCAGACCGACTTTATCGCGGCAGCGCGCCGCGCGGCGCAACAGGCCGCCATGGACGCCGAGGCGGCTGAAAAATCGCAGCAGGCGCGCCGTTCGGCCGCCCGGCCGGCAAGCGCGCCGGCGGCGGAGCAGAACCCGGCCAAGGGCGGCTTGGTCGGCGCCATTCAGGAGCGCAAGCGCCCGCTGTTGCTCGGCCTCGGCGCTTTGGTGCTGCTCATCGGCGCCTATCAGATCGCCCGCGTCGGCATCCAGACCGCCGACGTCAACGCCCACGCCAATCACGAGATGAGCGACGCGGCTCCGGCTGAGACGGCGCCCGGCGCCGAAGCCCCCGTTGCCACGCCGGCCGAGCCCGCTCCGGCGGCGAAAGCTGCTGCGCCCGCCGCTCCCGCCCGCGCGCCGGAGACGCCGAAAGCGCCGCCGCCGCGCATGATCGCGCCCCATACCGAAAATGCGCCGGTCGATCCGACGCCCGTTGGATCGATCTCGAGCCCCAGCCCGCTGTCGGCGCCCGACGCCATCGGCGTCATCAAAGTATTGGCGCAGCAAGGTCTGCCGGCGGCGCAATATGAGCTGGCGGTCCGCTACGCCGACGGTCGCGGCGTCGCCCGCGACGCGAAAGCCGCCGCGGAGTGGTTCGAGAAGGCGGCGAGCCAGGGCCTCGTTCCGGCGCAATACCGGCTCGGCTCCTTCTATGAAAAGGGCGTGGGCGTCGAGCGCGACTATGGGCGCGCCCGCAAATACTATCTTTCCGCCGCCGAGGCGGGCAACGCCCGCGCCATGCACAATCTCGCGGTGCTGCTTGCCGAGGGCGGGGACGGCGGCAAGCCGGATTATCCTGCGGCCTCGGAATGGTTCCGCAAAGCGGCGGAATATGGCGTGCGCGACAGCCAGTATAATCTGGCGATCCTTTACGCCCGGGGGCTCGGCGTCACGCAGAGCCTCACGCAGTCTTACCTGTGGTTCTCCGCCGCCGCGGAACAGGGCGACGCCGACGCCGGCAAGAAGCGCGACGAGGTCGCCGCGCGGCTCGACTCGAAGGAGCTTGCGACCGCCAAATCTCTGGCGGCGGGCTTCCACGCCAAGGAGCCGGTTCGCGAGGCCAATGACGTGCTGCCGCCCAAGGGCGGCTGGGAAAGCGTCAAGGATCCGGCCGCCGCGAAGGGCGGGACGAAGCCGGCGCAAAAGGCTAAACTCTCGGCGATTTGA
- a CDS encoding lytic murein transglycosylase: MANEKQPLLGYPSCMKANHLLLASAALLLLAAPARAEWSSCLSSLRHTAAGAGVSQQTIASATDGLEPNDAVSFMDKQPEFTTPVWDYVAGLVDEERVEEGRAMLHKYGHALQSAEGHYGVDPATVVSVWGVESDFGKSFGKRPVVQSLATLACEAPRRNDYWRKEFVAALKILDSGDIRADEFIGSWAGAFGHTQFMPSTFLGTAVDLDGDGRRNIASSAADSLGSTANYLRKSGWRSGERWGFEVRLPEGYSGPSGRTHKQPMSFWESRGVTRLDGSGLGGGAAGLLLPAGRNGPAFLVTKNFDAVYAYNAAESYALAICVLSDRLRGRPGIQTPWPTDDPGLSRAERRELQSLLIRAGYEVGDPDGVIGTKSKEAIADYQSRVGLPRNGRASLKVLQALRGR; encoded by the coding sequence ATGGCGAATGAAAAACAACCCTTGTTGGGCTACCCTTCCTGCATGAAGGCGAATCACCTCCTCCTGGCCTCGGCCGCGCTTCTCCTCCTTGCGGCCCCCGCCCGCGCGGAATGGTCTTCCTGTCTCTCGAGCCTGCGTCACACGGCGGCGGGCGCCGGCGTCAGCCAGCAGACAATTGCCTCGGCGACGGACGGTCTGGAGCCCAATGACGCAGTCAGTTTCATGGACAAGCAGCCGGAGTTCACGACCCCGGTCTGGGATTATGTCGCCGGCCTCGTCGACGAGGAGCGCGTCGAGGAAGGGCGCGCGATGCTGCATAAATACGGCCATGCGCTGCAGTCGGCCGAGGGGCATTACGGCGTCGATCCGGCGACCGTCGTCTCTGTGTGGGGCGTCGAGAGCGATTTCGGCAAGAGCTTCGGCAAACGCCCGGTCGTGCAGTCGCTAGCCACGCTCGCCTGCGAGGCCCCGCGGCGCAACGACTATTGGCGCAAGGAATTCGTCGCCGCGCTCAAGATTCTCGATAGCGGCGACATTCGCGCCGATGAGTTCATCGGCTCCTGGGCCGGCGCCTTCGGCCACACGCAATTCATGCCCTCGACCTTCTTAGGGACGGCCGTCGATCTCGATGGTGACGGGCGTCGCAATATTGCGAGCTCGGCAGCCGATTCGCTCGGCTCCACCGCCAATTATCTGAGAAAGAGCGGCTGGCGCTCGGGCGAGCGCTGGGGCTTCGAGGTGCGTCTGCCCGAGGGCTATTCCGGCCCCTCCGGCCGCACGCATAAGCAGCCGATGTCCTTTTGGGAGTCGCGCGGCGTGACTCGTCTCGACGGGAGCGGGCTCGGCGGCGGCGCCGCGGGCCTACTGCTGCCGGCGGGACGCAACGGTCCGGCCTTTCTCGTGACCAAGAATTTCGACGCGGTCTACGCCTATAACGCGGCTGAGTCTTATGCGCTCGCGATTTGCGTGCTCTCCGACCGGCTGCGCGGGCGTCCCGGCATTCAGACGCCCTGGCCCACGGACGATCCGGGCCTGTCGCGGGCGGAGCGGCGGGAGCTGCAGTCGCTTCTGATCCGCGCGGGCTATGAGGTCGGCGACCCCGATGGCGTGATCGGGACCAAGTCGAAGGAAGCCATCGCCGACTATCAGAGCCGCGTCGGCCTGCCGCGCAACGGCAGGGCAAGCCTGAAAGTGCTGCAGGCGCTGCGGGGCCGCTGA
- a CDS encoding AI-2E family transporter: MADETNIFNGADRRFNAVFIEVSIRLFVIGFLVYWTFVIIQPFGAMIVWSVVVAVALFPLFDKLSSWLGDRGTIAAALITVAALILVIGPVTWMGVGVIDPVKGVIAGLNNGDIAVPPPPESIKSWPIVGAQIHAYWELASTNLKSALAQILPELKPVGEYLLSMARNAGLGTLKFLLSVILSGFLLAYASQLMIGMRALARRIDPANGEKYLSLAGATINAVSRGVMGLSIMQAVIGGLGMYLANVPGANLLSVAILVLGIIQIGPLVIVAPVVFWAWTNLSTPGAIGLTICMLSVNYMDNVLKPFIFAHGLSTPIPIIFIGVIGGVLAHGVAGLFVGPVVLAVVWEVGSAWVAEEIASTTPEKAAAKEAPPQLLSSSRSGAEAV; this comes from the coding sequence GTGGCCGACGAGACAAACATCTTCAATGGCGCCGACCGGCGTTTCAACGCCGTCTTCATCGAAGTGTCGATACGGCTCTTCGTGATCGGTTTCCTGGTCTATTGGACCTTCGTCATCATCCAGCCCTTCGGGGCGATGATCGTCTGGAGCGTCGTTGTCGCGGTTGCGCTCTTTCCGCTCTTCGACAAGCTCTCGTCCTGGCTCGGCGACCGGGGCACGATCGCCGCCGCCCTCATCACCGTGGCGGCGCTGATCCTGGTCATCGGCCCCGTGACATGGATGGGCGTCGGCGTCATCGACCCGGTCAAAGGCGTGATCGCCGGCTTGAACAATGGCGACATCGCCGTTCCGCCGCCGCCGGAATCGATCAAAAGCTGGCCGATCGTCGGGGCGCAGATCCACGCCTATTGGGAGCTCGCCTCGACCAATCTCAAAAGCGCGCTCGCGCAGATCCTGCCGGAGCTCAAGCCTGTCGGCGAATATCTGCTGTCCATGGCCCGCAATGCGGGCCTCGGCACGCTGAAATTCCTGTTGTCGGTGATCCTCTCGGGCTTTTTGCTCGCCTATGCGAGCCAGCTCATGATCGGCATGCGGGCCCTGGCGCGGCGCATCGATCCGGCCAATGGGGAAAAATATCTCAGCCTTGCCGGCGCCACCATCAACGCCGTGTCACGCGGCGTGATGGGGCTCTCGATCATGCAGGCGGTGATCGGCGGCCTGGGCATGTATCTTGCCAACGTCCCGGGCGCGAATCTGCTGTCGGTCGCCATACTGGTGCTCGGCATTATTCAGATCGGGCCGCTGGTGATCGTCGCGCCGGTGGTTTTCTGGGCCTGGACAAATCTGTCGACCCCCGGCGCGATCGGCCTGACGATCTGCATGCTGAGCGTCAATTACATGGACAATGTGTTGAAGCCCTTCATCTTCGCACATGGGCTCTCGACGCCGATCCCGATCATCTTCATCGGCGTGATCGGCGGCGTGCTCGCCCATGGCGTCGCGGGCCTCTTCGTTGGCCCGGTGGTGCTCGCCGTCGTCTGGGAGGTGGGAAGCGCCTGGGTTGCGGAGGAAATCGCGTCGACGACGCCCGAAAAGGCCGCCGCCAAGGAGGCGCCGCCCCAGCTTTTGTCTTCGTCCCGCAGCGGGGCTGAAGCCGTTTGA
- a CDS encoding ribonuclease D: protein MTIRLHQGDLPSAVTTSPIVAIDTETLGLNPHRDRLCLVQLSFGDGDAELVQIAKGQTSAPNLVRLLTDPKVLKLFHFARFDLAILAKTFGVMPAPVYCTKIASKLTRTYTDRHGLKELVRELASVEISKQQQSSDWGAATLTDAQQAYAASDVLYLHQLKEKLDVMLAREGRTELAQACFDFLPARAQLDIAGWPETDIFSHE from the coding sequence ATGACCATCAGACTGCACCAAGGCGACCTCCCCTCGGCGGTTACGACATCGCCCATCGTCGCCATCGACACCGAGACGCTGGGCCTCAATCCGCACCGCGACCGGCTGTGTCTTGTTCAGCTTTCCTTCGGCGACGGCGACGCCGAACTTGTCCAGATCGCCAAGGGCCAGACCAGCGCGCCCAATCTGGTGCGGCTGCTGACCGACCCGAAGGTGTTGAAGCTGTTCCATTTCGCCCGGTTCGATCTGGCGATCCTGGCCAAGACCTTCGGCGTCATGCCGGCGCCGGTCTATTGCACCAAGATCGCCTCCAAGCTCACGCGCACCTATACCGATCGGCACGGGCTGAAGGAGCTCGTGCGCGAGCTGGCCAGCGTCGAGATTTCGAAGCAGCAGCAATCTTCGGACTGGGGCGCCGCGACGCTCACCGACGCCCAGCAGGCTTACGCCGCCTCCGACGTTCTCTATCTGCACCAGCTCAAAGAGAAGCTCGACGTCATGCTGGCCCGCGAGGGGCGGACGGAGCTCGCCCAGGCGTGCTTCGACTTCCTGCCGGCCCGCGCCCAGCTCGACATCGCCGGCTGGCCGGAGACGGACATCTTTTCCCATGAATGA
- the lptC gene encoding LPS export ABC transporter periplasmic protein LptC → MSNSGAADVRPAPPSAGAPPSGTGLRAPPPGGRDRLAALTARRESAFPDALRHTARVTRLRRWILWGVGGTVGLVALGLVVSSLRFLPIDLSLSRVALKGTRIVIETPKLVGYRKDGKPYEIRARVGVQDITTPELFDLDGLDVRVETQGEKPVVLTAAKARYSTKDDRADMSGGVVISDKKSFDMRMESAAMDFRASVMTSDKPVTLDIDGGQVVADSVTFSQKERRASFSGNVRSVLYGEDGPPAQASKPTAAQ, encoded by the coding sequence ATGAGCAACAGCGGCGCCGCTGACGTGAGACCGGCCCCACCCTCTGCCGGCGCGCCGCCGTCGGGGACGGGTCTGCGCGCGCCGCCGCCCGGCGGCCGCGACCGGCTCGCCGCTTTGACGGCCCGCCGCGAAAGCGCCTTTCCCGACGCTCTGCGCCACACGGCCCGCGTCACGCGGCTGCGGCGCTGGATTCTGTGGGGCGTCGGGGGCACGGTCGGTCTGGTCGCGCTCGGGCTCGTGGTGAGCTCTCTGCGATTTCTCCCCATCGATTTGAGCCTGTCGCGCGTCGCCCTCAAAGGCACCCGCATCGTGATCGAGACGCCGAAGCTCGTCGGTTACCGCAAGGACGGCAAACCCTATGAGATCCGGGCGCGCGTCGGCGTGCAGGACATCACGACGCCGGAGCTTTTCGATCTCGACGGCTTGGACGTGCGCGTGGAAACGCAGGGCGAAAAGCCCGTCGTGCTCACCGCGGCCAAGGCCCGCTACAGCACCAAAGACGACCGCGCCGATATGAGCGGCGGCGTGGTCATCTCCGACAAGAAGAGTTTCGATATGCGGATGGAGAGCGCGGCCATGGATTTCAGGGCCAGCGTGATGACCTCCGACAAGCCGGTCACCCTCGACATCGACGGCGGCCAGGTCGTCGCCGACTCGGTCACGTTTTCGCAAAAAGAGCGCCGCGCCAGCTTTTCCGGCAATGTCCGTTCCGTGCTGTATGGCGAGGACGGCCCGCCGGCGCAGGCAAGCAAGCCGACCGCGGCCCAATGA